Proteins encoded in a region of the Phacochoerus africanus isolate WHEZ1 chromosome 8, ROS_Pafr_v1, whole genome shotgun sequence genome:
- the ZNF296 gene encoding zinc finger protein 296, producing the protein MSRRKAGCTPRRIDPAPAANPDDETEMPDLVICMKPEPDARPLQAPGLGPFNPKEVPAPGLSEGEHRHPHGPVPAAGLIHALGLRSQCAAWTPLTPNPQDRQPWTDKHPDLLTCGRCTQTFPLEAITAFMDHKKLGCQLFRGPSPSQGSARDDLKALSCLRCGRQFTGAWKLLRHVQWDHGLSIYQTEPELPEAPLLGLAEVAAAVSAVAGPEAEAKGPRVGHPRRSPTCPVCAKTLSSFSNLKVHMRSHTGERPYACDQCPYACAQSSKLNRHKKTHRQLQPQSPCSAGSSQEPASAAPPEPAAHAAAPASALPCSGGEGAGAAATAGVQEPGAPGGGAQAGPSGDGWAVATKEQRTDPAKTQKTSPKKAPKAVGKSRGPGPGGSCEFCGKHFTNSSNLTVHRRSHTGERPYACELCSYACAQSSKLNRHRRMHGLGPGSPRFECPHCCVPFGLRATLDKHLRQKHPEVGGDA; encoded by the exons ATGTCCCGCCGCAAGGCCGGCTGCACGCCCCGCCGAATAGACCCCGCGCCCGCCGCCAACCCAGACGACGAGACGGAGATGCCAGACCTCGTCATCTGCATGAAGCCCGAGCCGGACGCGCGGCCCCTACAGGCCCCGGGGCTGGGGCCCTTCAACCCGAAGGAAGTGCCCGCGCCGGGGCTGTCGGAAGGCGAACACCGCCACCCCCACGGCCCCGTGCCCGCCGCCGGCCTCATCCACGCTCTCGGCCTGCGCAGCCAGTGCGCGGCGTGGACGCCGCTGACCCCGAACCCTCAGG ACCGCCAGCCGTGGACCGACAAACACCCAGATCTGTTGACCTGTGGCCGCTGCACGCAGACCTTCCCATTGGAGGCCATCACTGCTTTCATGGACCACAAGAAGCTGGGCTGTCAGCTCTTCagaggccccagccccagccagggcTCAG CACGGGACGACCTGAAGGCTCTGAGCTGCCTCCGCTGCGGCCGGCAGTTCACCGGGGCCTGGAAGCTGCTGCGCCACGTCCAGTGGGACCATGGACTGTCCATCTACCAGACGGAACCCGAGCTCCCGGAGGCCCCTCTCCTGGGCCTGGCCGAGGTGGCCGCGGCCGTGTCGGCTGTGGCGGGGCCGGAAGCCGAGGCCAAGGGCCCCCGGGTGGGGCACCCCCGGCGGAGCCCCACCTGCCCCGTGTGCGCCAAGACCCTCAGCTCCTTCAGCAACCTCAAAGTGCACATGCGCTCGCACACGGGCGAGCGGCCCTATGCCTGCGACCAGTGTCCCTATGCCTGCGCCCAGAGCAGCAAGCTCAACCGCCACAAGAAGACCCatcggcagctgcagccccagagcCCCTGCTCAGCCGGGTCCAGCCAGGAGCCGGCCTCCGCTGCCCCTCCAGAGCCGGCCGCCCATGCCGCCGCCCCAGCCAGTGCCCTCCCGTGCAGCGGCGGCGAGGGGGCTGGGGCCGCCGCCACGGCGGGTGTCCAGGAACCCGGGGCCCCCGGCGGCGGGGCTCAGGCGGGCCCCAGCGGGGACGGCTGGGCAGTGGCCACCAAGGAGCAGAGGACTGACCCCGCCAAGACCCAGAAGACGTCACCCAAGAAGGCGCCGAAGGCGGTGGGCAAGAGCCGGGGCCCCGGGCCCGGGGGCAGCTGCGAGTTCTGCGGCAAGCACTTCACCAACAGCAGCAACCTGACGGTGCACCGGCGCTCGCACACGGGCGAGCGGCCCTACGCCTGCGAGCTCTGCTCCTACGCCTGTGCCCAGAGCAGCAAGCTCAACCGCCACCGCCGCATGCACGGCCTGGGGCCCGGCAGCCCCCGCTTCGAGTGCCCCCACTGCTGCGTGCCCTTCGGCCTGCGGGCCACGCTGGACAAGCACCTGCGACAGAAGCACCCCGAGGTGGGCGGGGACGCCTGA